In Vigna unguiculata cultivar IT97K-499-35 chromosome 3, ASM411807v1, whole genome shotgun sequence, a single genomic region encodes these proteins:
- the LOC114176052 gene encoding uncharacterized protein LOC114176052, with product MASAQCVKPNATVEATQPKCPHKQNNTATTGVSQQKCPHKSNNTASEVNQQKCPLKTNNVVAGEACQPKPNNTAIEVCQPKSQHSSFGQKLSEITSKAFKGHHGRHGSNQNQLQCYSQTQVESQGHNGTKTETHHYGQTQIQQDKKHGVSKTQITVTMVQAQITHTDEDFYPYGTTTCFGAPAKKNGELSNNKKDMNLFRRIKNGMSRYNNTEGGKNSGSSSSSDSESDDEKCNKCPKTKK from the exons ATGGCCTCTGCTCAGTGTGTGAAACCCAATGCCACAGTTGAAGCTACCCAACCAAAATGTCCACACAAACAAAATAACACTGCAACTACTGGAGTTAGCCAACAAAAATGTCCACACAAATCCAATAACACTGCAAGTGAAGTTAACCAACAAAAATGCCCCCTCAAAACCAATAATGTTGTTGCAGGTGAAGCTTGCCAACCCAAACCCAATAACACTGCAATTGAAGTTTGCCAACCCAAAAGCCAACACAGCTCGTTTGGGCAGAAGTTATCTGAGATAACAAGCAAGGCTTTCAAAGGGCACCATGGTCGTCATGGAAGCAACCAAAATCAACTTCAATGCTACAGCCAAACTCAGGTTGAGTCGCAAGGCCACAATGGCACCAAAACAGAGACTCACCACTATGGCCAGACCCAGATTCAACAAGACAAAAAACATGGGGTCTCCAAAACCCAGATCACGGTGACCATGGTTCAAGCACAAATCACCCATACCGACGAGGACTTTTATCCTTATGGTACCACTACATGTTTTGGGGCTCCTGCCAAGAAGAATGGAGAGCTCAGCAACAACAAGAAGGATATGAACTTGTTCCGGAGGATTAAGAATGGCATGTCTCGCTATAACAACACTGAAGGAGGCAAAAACAGCGGTAGCAGCAGCAGCAGTGACAGTGAAAGTGATGATGAGAAGTGTAACAAGTGCCCAAAGACGAAG AAATGA